A DNA window from Pyrus communis chromosome 3, drPyrComm1.1, whole genome shotgun sequence contains the following coding sequences:
- the LOC137729589 gene encoding glycolate oxidase 1-like codes for MVEITNVSEYEAIAKEKLPKMIYDYYASGAEDQWTLKENERAFSRILFRPRILIDVSKIDLRTTVLGFNISMPIMIAPTAMQKMAHPEGEYATARAASAADTIMTLSSWATSSVEEVASTGPGVRFLQLYVHKDRNVVAQLVKRAERAGFKAIALTVDTPRLGRREADIKNRFVLPPNLTLKNFEDLDLGKMDKTNDSGLASYVAGQIDRSLSWKDIQWLQTITKLPILVKGVITAEDARLAVQYGAAGIIVSNHGARQLDYVPATIMALEEVVKAAQGQIPVFLDGGVRRGTDVFKALALGASGVFIGRPVVFSLAADGEAGVRKVLQMLRDEFELTMALSGCRSLKEITRNHIITEWDRPRIAPRL; via the exons ATGGTGGAGATAACCAATGTTTCTGAGTATGAAGCCATTGCTAAGGAGAAATTGCCAAAGATGATTTACGACTACTATGCATCTGGTGCAGAGGACCAGTGGACTCTCAAGGAGAATGAACGCGCATTTTCGCGGATTTT GTTTCGACCTCGTATCCTTATAGATGTAAGCAAGATAGACTTGAGAACAACTGTTTTGGGCTTCAACATTTCGATGCCGATCATGATTGCTCCAACAGCCATGCAGAAGATGGCTCACCCTGAAG GTGAGTATGCAACGGCAAGAGCAGCATCCGCAGCCGACACAATTATG ACACTGTCATCTTGGGCTACTTCCAGTGTTGAAGAGGTTGCGTCAACAGGACCTGGCGTTCGCTTTCTCCAACTCtat GTGCACAAAGACAGAAATGTTGTTGCACAGCTTGTAAAAAGAGCTGAGAGGGCCGGTTTCAAGGCAATAGCTCTCACTGTGGACACTCCGAGGCTTGGGCGCAGGGAGGCAGATATCAAGAACAG ATTTGTTTTGCCACCAAACTTAACATTGAAGAACTTTGAGGATTTGGATCTCGGAAAGATGGATAAG ACCAATGATTCTGGACTTGCATCTTATGTTGCTGGACAAATCGACCGGTCTCTCAGCTGGAAG GATATACAATGGCTTCAGACAATCACCAAATTACCAATTCTTGTTAAGGGTGTAATTACTGCGGAGGATG CACGACTAGCTGTACAATATGGAGCTGCAGGAATTATCGTCTCCAACCACGGAGCTCGCCAACTCGATTATGTCCCTGCAACTATTATGGCACTGGAAGAG GTCGTCAAAGCCGCACAAGGCCAAATTCCTGTGTTTTTGGATGGTGGAGTAAGGCGAGGAACGGATGTTTTTAAAGCTCTGGCCCTTGGCGCATCGGGCGTATTT ATTGGTAGACCGGTGGTGTTCTCGTTAGCAGCAGATGGTGAGGCTGGTGTAAGGAAAGTTCTTCAAATGCTTCGTGACGAGTTTGAGCTAACCATGGCGTTGAGTGGTTGCCGTTCGCTGAAGGAGATCACGCGGAACCACATTATAACTGAATGGGATCGTCCTCGCATTGCACCGAGATTATAA
- the LOC137729590 gene encoding protein TIFY 5A-like: protein MRRNCNLELQLQLHHPSADSSFPNPNETQQQEPHEQQQQQQQQMTIFYNRMMCVRDVTELQARSIIFLANKEMEERVKSPFTPNGSSEPPSPNFMSPLGSPVAGTSLKRSLQSFLQKRKHRNQATSPYHH from the exons ATGAGGAGAAACTGCAATCTGGAGCTTCAGCTTCAGCTTCATCATCCTTCTGCTGATTCCAGCTTCCCTAACCCTAATGAAACCCAGCAACAAGAACCGCACgaacaacagcagcagcagcagcagcagatgaCAATTTTTTACAACAGAATGATGTGCGTTCGTGATGTTACAGAGCTTCAG GCCAGATCCATCATTTTTCttgcaaacaaagaaatggAAGAGAGGGTAAAGAGTCCATTTACTCCAAATGGATCATCAGAACCACCTTCACCAAATTTTATGTCTCCGCTGGGTAGCCCAGTTGCTGGCACGTCTCTGAAGAGATCACTCCAAAGCTTTTTGCAGAAGAGAAAGCATCGGAATCAAGCAACATCTCCATACCATCACTAG